ACTTTTTGTGACATGGTGTCGGTCATTTTTGTGCCCGGCGCTGCTTTTTCAGTGGCTGCTGGTGCGGTTGCCGCTGTATCGGTTTTATTCTCTACTGCCGAATTGGGTGCCGGTGTCGGGGTGCTTGAAGTTGTTATGTTGTGATGCCAGCCATAGGTATCAATTTTGCCTTTTTTAATGGCATGATTGGGTGGAGGGGTCATGGTGTAGTGGGTAGAGCCATTACGATCGACCCATTTGTAGTATTCTTTTGCCGACGCCGGTGTTGTGCTGAACAAAACGGCTGAAACCAGCGAAGAAATCCATAAAATATTCTTTATTTGCATTGTCATGAAGCCCCAACAAAAATGCTTTAATCGTGATGTAAATTTATACTGAAAATCATGTGGCATGATCGCCTTATTTTACGCTGACTGCTAGAGAGTTTTCTGCATTTTTATCCATGAATGAACGAGAAAAATGCTCGGCTCTACGCATCATTTTTAACAACCCTCTACAGAAATATCACAGTCTTGCCGATAAGCGTGAAAGCAGTCTGAATCTTGTTCAGTATTTTAAGTACGCGGTGAGAATTTCTGCTTAAATGGGTGGCTGTGAAATTCACTAGAAACTAAAGCGGATTTCCAGACAAATAAAGCGGAAAAAGCCGAGTTTTGATCTTGACTTTAATAGGCGAAACTACAAAAATGCTTGCTTTGGTTTTATGTGCTTTTATTCGATCACCCTTTGAATAAATGTCATGACGTGCAATGGGCATTTTCTCTAGCCGAGAAGATGATCAAAGCGAAGAAATATGTGTATCCCGACATATTTTAAATCAACACGAAGCTTATTCGGTTGTGTTGTCAGAATTTTTCCTATTTGCAGCGAAAACCACTCCACATGTGTGCTATAAACAGTGCAGACAGTTAAATGAATGAAACGCGGTTTGTGCCTTCCACAAATTGCGAGAAGATTAGGGTGAATCACGTTGGAACTTTTATCTGGTGGTGAAATGCTCGTTCGTGCTCTTGCGGACGAAGGCGTTGAGCATGTTTTTGGGTATCCAGGCGGCGCAGTTTTACATATTTACGATGCGCTTTTTCAACAAGACAAAATTAATCATTACCTCGTGCGTCATGAGCAAGCTGCTGGTCATATGGCAGATGCCTACTCACGTGTCACCGGTAAAACCGGTGTGGTGCTGGTGACTTCAGGTCCAGGCGCAACCAATACCGTGACTCCAATCGCAACTGCATACATGGACTCCATCCCAATGGTGATCCTGTCAGGTCAGGTTGCCAGTCATTTAATCGGCGAAGATGCTTTCCAAGAAACCGATATGGTGGGTATTTCCCGTCCAATCGTAAAACACAGTTTCCAGGTACGTCACGCCAGTGAAATTCCTGCGGTTATTAAAAAAGCATTCTATATCGCGGCATCAGGCCGTCCAGGTCCAGTAGTTGTTGATATTCCAAAGGATGCAACTAACCCGGCTGAAAAATTTGCCTACGAATACCCAGAAAAAGTGAAGATGCGTTCGTATCAACCCCCGCATCGTGGTCACTCTGGTCAGATCCGTAAAGCGATCGATGAGCTGATCGTAGCGAAGCGCCCAGTAATTTACACGGGTGGTGGTGTGGTACAGGGTAATGCTTCTGGATTGCTGACCGAACTTGCACATCTTCTGGGTTACCCAGTGACCAATACCTTGATGGGGCTTGGTGGTTTCCCTGGTGATGATGAACAGTTCATCGGTATGCTCGGTATGCATGGTACCTATGAAGCCAATATGGCGATGCACCATGCAGATTTGATCCTGTGCGTTGGCGCGCGTTTTGATGACCGTGTGACCAATAACCCGGCAAAATTCTGTCCGAATGCCAAAGTCATTCATATTGATATTGACCCGGCAACGATTTCAAAAACCATTATGGCGCACATTCCAATTGTCGGTGCAGTAGAGCCTGTATTGCAGGAAATGCTGGTGCAATTGAAGCAAATGAATGTGTCTAAGCCAAATCCTGAAGCGATTGCGGCATGGTGGTCACAAATTAATGAGTGGCGTAAAGTACATGGCCTGAAATACCGGGTTCCTGCGGATGGCTCAATGAAACCACAACAAGTGGTTGAGGCACTGTACAAGGCAACCAATGGTGAAGCGATCATTACTTCTGACGTAGGCCAACACCAGATGTTTGGTGCCTTGTATTACAAATACAAACGTCCACGTCAATGGATCAACTCGGGTGGTCTAGGGACCATGGGTGTTGGTTTGCCGTATGCAATGGCTGCGAAACTCGCTTGCCCAGAGCAGCAAGTGGTGTGTATCACGGGTGAAGCATCGATCCAGATGTGTATTCAAGAGCTTTCAACCTGTAAACAGTACGGTTTGAATGTGAAGATTCTATGCCTGAACAACCGTGCCTTGGGTATGGTGAAACAGTGGCAAGACATGAACTACGAAGGCCGTCATTCAAGTTCTTATGTCGAATCTTTACCAGACTTCCCGAAACTGATGGAAGCTTATGGTCACGTCGGTATTCAGATTGACCATGCAGATGAGCTTGAAAGCAAGCTTGCTGAAGCGATGGCCATTAATGACAAATGCGTATTTATTAACGTGATGGTCGACCGTACCGAGCATGTTTATCCGATGCAGGTGGCAGGTCAATCCATGCGTGATATGTGGGTTGCAAAAGGGGAGCGTACCTAATGAGACATATTATTTCCGTTCTCGTTGAAAATGAATCAGGTGCGCTTTCACGTCTCGTGGGTTTATTTAGCCAACGTGGCTATAACATCGAAACTCTGAATGTTGCACCGACTGAAGATGCAACATTATCTCGTCTAACCCTCACGACGTATGGTGACGAGCATAAAATTGAGCAAATTACCAAACAGCTCAATAAACTGGTTGAAGTAGTAAAAGTAGTGGATCTGTCAGAAGGTGCTCACATTGAGCGCGAATTGATGCTGATCAAAGTCAAAGCACTGGGTTCAGCACGCGCCGAGATCAAGCGCACAGCGGATATTTTCCGCGCGCAAGTGGTTGATGTGACACCAACGACTTATACCATTCAGATTGCAGGAACAACTGATAAATTAGATGGTTTTATTGATGCACTTGCAGAAAACACCATTCTTGAAGTGGTTCGTTCTGGTGTGTCGGGTATCGCTCGTGGCGAAAAAGTACTGACCATCTAATTTAATTTAAAAGCATTTTAGCGGAGAAAACAGATGCAAATTTTTTACGATAAAGACTGTGACTTATCAATCATCCAAAGCAAGAAAGTTGCGATTATTGGTTACGGTTCTCAAGGCCATGCGCATGCGCAAAACCTTAAAGATTCTGGCGTAGACGTAACTGTAGGTCTACGTGCAGGTTCAGCTTCTTGGAAAAAAGCTGAAAATGCAGGCCTTAAAGTTGCTGAAGTACCAGCAGCTGTTGCGCAAGCTGACCTTGTAATGATATTGACTCCAGATGAGTTCCAAGCTCAACTTTATCGTGACGTGATCGAGCCAAACATCAAGCAAGGCGCGACACTTGCATTTGCTCACGGTTTCTCTGTTCTTTACAACCAAGTTGTTCCACGTAAAGACTTAGACGTGATCATGGTTGCTCCTAAAGCACCAGGCCACACTGTACGTTCTGAATTCCAACGTGGTTCAGGTGTTCCAGACCTTATCGCGATTCATCAAGATGCTTCTGGTAATGCACGTAATGTTGCACTTTCTTACGCTTCAGGCGTAGGTGGTGGTCGTACTGGTATCATCGAAACTTCATTCCGTGAAGAAACTGAAACTGACTTGTTCGGTGAACAAGCGGTTCTTTGTGGTGGTGCGGTTGAATTGGTGAAAATGGGCTTCGAAACTTTGGTTGAAGCAGGTTATGCACCAGAAATGGCTTACTTCGAATGCTTGCACGAACTTAAATTGATCGTTGACTTGATGTTCGAAGGCGGTATCGCGGACATGAACTACTCAGTGTCTAACAACGCTGAATACGGCGAATACGTGACTGGCGTTGAAGTCATCAACGAACAATCTCGTGAAGCAATGCGTAATGCCCTTAAACGCATCCAATCTGGTGAGTATGCGAAGATGTTCATCCAAGAAGGTGCATTGAACTATCCTTCAATGACTGCGCGTCGTCGTCAAAACGCAGCACACGGTATCGAAGTTACTGGTGCTAAATTGCGTGCAATGATGCCTTGGATCCAAGCGAACAAGATCGTTGATAAAGAGAAAAACTAATTGGATTGATTTTTTCAATTAGTCAAAAATCCCCCTTATTTTAGGGGGATTTTTTATTCAAGAATAAAAATAGGTGACTGTAATTTAGGCTCTTTTTTGATCGAGCGTATCTGGGAAAATCGATTAGATTATAAATCCCATTTTTTCTGTTTAAATAAAAGCAGTATAAATGTCATTTGCTATCTTTTTATTTAAAAAAATATGAGTTAAAGCAAGATTGGTAATGATGTAGATTCGGAAAATTGATTTTTTTGAGAATACGTAACAAGATATAAATAAAGGCTGGTTTTTAAATGTAAATATAAGTTGTTGAAAATATACTATAAAAATAGTCCGTTGAATTGTTATGTTAATTATAAAAGCCAGTTTAAGCTGATATTAAAAGTACTATTATTATATTTATAATATAATGGATAAAAATAATAAATAAAAAACAATTAGTTAGCTGATTGTTTAATATGTTTTTCTGTTGAATAAATATATCTATCGTGAAATGTGTTGTTTCGTTGTGAATTTACTCCAGTCCCCTAAGATAAAACTACAGTTACAAAGTTGGATTATCAACCTGATGGTAAAACCAAGTAATTGTGTCTATGAAAATCTTTTTATAAAAAGACGGGAGAATTCCTATGAAAAAATTAATAAAAACATCATTGTACGCCCTAATCCTAGGTGTAAGTGCAGGTGCTGGCGTTGTTTATGCCGAAGAAGTTGAAAGTCCGGATTTACAGGCTCAAACTGATGCATGTAATGGTGGCGGTGGTAAAGGCTGTAGTGGTCACATTCCAATTAATGTAACAGTAGCAAAGCATTGTTATATTAAAACAACACCAGCAATTAACCTAGCTGCTAATGGCACAGGTTTTGGTCAATTCGCTGTGGTTAGTAATGCAGATTATAAATTGCATTTGAAAACACAGAATGGTTCACAGGCTCTTTTGAATGGGGATGCCACTAAAAATATCCCACTTACAATTAAGACTACCGCTGGTGCTAATTCTTATAATTTAAATCAATGGTATTCAGGCATTCCTAAATCTCAAGTGCTTTATAATGTCAGCGTAAGTACATCTGGTATTGACTTGTCGACTAAAGAAGCAGGTATATATAAAGATACCTATCTAATTGATGTAGATTTCTAAGTTTTCCCAATAGTTGGTCTTATTTGTGAATAGGACCAACTTTTTTAGTTACGAATAATAAACATTATATACTTTTTATATTTCTATTAAATTGGGTCAGGGAGAGGGAAATGAAGCCATTTTTACATCCTCTATTTATGTTGTGGGGAATGGTTTTTTTTAATCATACTAGTCATGCGGATATGTTAATTGAACCCGTTCAACTTTATTTATCAGAAAAAGCGAAGCAACGAAGCGCAACGTTAACTTTTGATGCTGTAGATGAGAAGCAGGCACGAAATTTTGAAGTAAAAGCAGTTAAGTGGACGCAAAACGAATACGGACAAGATGTCTATGAGCCTGATTCTAGCATTATAATTAATCCTAAAACTTTTGTTATCAAGCCAAATACTAAGCAGTTGATTCGAGTGGGATTTAATCAGCCGATAGTGAGTCTTGGATTGAAAAAGGAAATGGCTTGGAGAGTTATATTTACTGAAATACCTGCTGTTGCGAATGAAACAGGTGTGAACTTTGCATTGAACATCAGTATTCCTTTCTTTGTGGGGAAACAGAGTGATACAAATGTTGTTTTAAAGTTGAAGAAAAATGTTAATACTACCTTGTTGAATGTTTATAATGCTGCTGACTCCCATGTTCAGATAAAAAAGTTATCAATTCTTGATCAAAATAAAAAAGAAGTTTTTAAGTTGGATAACATGAAATATTTATTGGCTAAATCTCAAAGTGATTTGGAGTTGGGGGCTATTAAATTAGCAGAGATAAATAAATATACTGTATTAATGAAAACAGATAAAAATGATGAGGAATTGAGATTAAAAATTATGGAGTAATTTTTTTATGGGTAAAATAAAAATTCCACTATTATTATATTGTATATTATATGCTCAGGTAACTTCTGCGGTAGAACAATCATTGGAAAATCCACCTGTGCTAAGTACAATCTGGTTAAATGGTGTGGATCAGCAGACAGAAATTCTTTTTTTTAAAGAAAATGAGCAGGAGTATTTAGAATGCTCTGTGCTTGAAAAGTTAAACTTAAATATCACATTATTAAAGCATCATTCAAAAAATAATATGTTCTGTTTGGTCACACAAGATCAACTTAAGGTTGAATTTGATGCTTCACTTCAAGCTGTTAAGTTGGACGTCCCTGCTCATTATTTTAATAGGGGGAGTAGCAATGAAATTTTATATTCTAAACCAGAGAAATCTGATTTAGGTGCTTTCTTGAACTATGATTTTTTTTATTTAAATGATGAGGGTGGTAATGAATTAAATACCTTATCTGAGCTAGGTATTTTTAAAGATAATTGGATTTTTAAAAATACATTTATCTATAGGAAAAAAGATGATTCAGAAAATGAGAATGATAGTGGGAAAGCATTTGCAAGGTTAAACACATCATTAGATTTTGATTTTTCCGATAGTTTAACTAGTTTAACCATTGGTGATACGACTACTATTTCTAATGCATTAATTAATTCATTCCGGTTTGGTGGTATAAGTTGGGGAAGTAATTATACAAATCGACCTGATTTTATTTATTGGAATGTACCAAGTTTAGAAGGGAGTGCTGTTGTACCTTCAACTGTAGATTTATATTTGAATGGGGTCAGTATTTTTAAGCAGACAGTGAGTCCTGGTGATTATAATTTACAAGTTGGGGCGAATATTCAGAATGCTGGTGAAGCACAACTGGTGGTTGAAGATGTATTAGGTAATAGAACTGTACAAAGTTTTCCTATATTAATTAGTAGTCGTTTATTAAAGCCAGGATTGAATGAGTATAATCTTTCCTTGGGTAAGATTCGTTATGATTATAGTTCTGGAGAGAATGATTATCGTGAGTTTTTTACTAGCTTGTATTTTAGGCGAGGAATAAGCTCAAAAACCACTTTGGGTGCTAATGCATCTTATAGTAAAGATCTACAGAGTTTAGGTTTATTATGGACTCAGGCGGTAAGTAAGTATTTTACTGCAGATGTTGTAGGGGTGATAAGTCATACTGATGATCAGCAAGGTTATTCTGCAGGTTTGTCACTCAATAAAAATTTTGGTCGTTTTAATTTTGGTTTAAGTAGTCGATATACCAGTGACGATTATAAAGTATTGGGTTACGACGATGGCTTTGTAATGCCTAAATGGGAGAATTTGTTATATTTCGGATTGACGGATCTTCCTATTTTTCAAAATTTCAATATGAATTATGTTGAACAAAGACAGCATCAAGATCAAAATTCTCGTGGAGTAGACCGTAAAGTACTAAGAGCAGAGTTTTCTCGGCAAATTACCGCTGATTTGTCGATGAGAGCAGGTTATTTTAAAGAGTTTGATGAGCAGGCTGATTCTGGAGCCTTCTTATTTTTGACATATAACTTTGGAAAGAACCGAACTTTGTATGCTGATTATTCTACTGAAGGCGATGCTAGCCTTACTTATGCTCAGTCGAATTATGGGCAATTAGGGTTGGATTATGCAGTAGGTGTTCAGCGGAGAAGTGATCGTGAGATGATTTATAATGTGGATGGTCAAATAAAAACTCGTGTAGGAGACTTGACCCTTCAGCATGTACAGTCAGATCAATCCCATCAGACTCAAGCGGGTTATCGCGGTGCAATGGTATGGTTGGATGGTCAGTTTAACTTTACCCAACCTGTTGATAATGCTTTTGCTTTGGTGCGTGTGGGTGACTATTCGGATATTGATGTTTATCGTACTCTAGCACTGGCCGGTAAAACCAATAAAAGAGGTTATGTATTTGTTCATGATATTCCTGCTTATGTGAATTACGATATCTCCTTTGATATAGATCAGTTACCAATGGATGATAAGGTACCTTTCTCTAGCAAAAAAATATCAGCTTTAGATAAGCGTGGTTATGTAGTTAATTTTCCAGTTTATCATGCTCAAAAAGCAGTAATTCGATTGCTTGATATAAATCAACATAGGTTTGTGGCAGGTAGTGAAGTACATCTAGATAATCCAGAAAAAGATATTTATCCGGTAGGAACAGATGGCTTGGTCACTCTATATGGTTTATTGCCTGGTGAGCATAAACTGACCGTTTACACTACAGGCGGTGCTTCTTGTCAAAGTAAGTTGATTGTTGCTGAAAAAACCTCGGTTGAACAGCAAAATAAGACTATTGATCTCGTGTGTAAATAAAAATGATAATAAGGGTGAATAATGATGAAAATAATAACTTTAACGATATTCTTGCTCTTATGGATGCCTACTTTGCAAGCCAAACAATGTGCGCTGGGTTCGTTCACGGATCCAAAACTGTACTTGTCTTATACCTATGGAAGCCAAGCAGCAACTTCTTTTAAAGTTTCATGTGACCACGCGTATGGTATTCGTTTTAGTAGTGAAAATTTAAGGGATTCAAGTGGAAATAGTTATGTTACTAATGGCGTGAATAAACTAAGAACTCGAATGACTATATCTGGGGCTGGTAATAATTTGTGGAATGTGTCTATACCCCAATCGGCAAGTTCAAATAACAAATATGTGATTTTTGTTCAATTGGCTGAGCGTCCATCAGCGCTGACTACGGCAGGAACGTATACAGATAGAATTTATATCGATTTAGCTTTCTAATGTAAATTGTCTCCTTATATGTTGCTTTGGACATAAACGTTTAAAATATTACCCAATACTCAAAACGCATCATAAAACTGTCAAAAATCTCGGGTAGGATGACCACGAAAAAGAAAATAATTGGTGGTTGTATGTCTGGTCTATACCCAACAGCCCTATTAAAACAACAAGATTTTCCAGAACCGTTTAAGTTTTACTTTAAACGTAAAAATAAAGAAACAATCACGGAAGAGATTGATCGTTTACAGGTGCTTGTCCGTCCTAAGCTTAAAATTGCGATTGTTACCGAAACTTGGCCGCCTGAAATAAATGGGGTGGCCTTGTCTTTGTTGCAACTGTGTAAAGGTCTACAGCAAAAAGGCCATAAAATTTTGCTGATTCGTCCAGAGCAAAAAGTGCCCTGTCATGACTTTACTCCTAATAAAGAATGTTTGGTCGTGGCACAACCAGTTCCCAAATATCCGGCTTTGAAATTCGGTTGGCCACAATATTTAAAAGTGAGCCATGCTTTAGAAGAGTTTCAACCGCAGGTGGTGCATATTGTCACGGAAGGTCCCCTCGGATTGACTGCTTTGCAGGCGGCTAAATCGAAGAATATGCCTGTAACTAGCGGATTTCATTCGCCATTTCAGGATTTTAGTCGTTTTTTTGATCTTGCTTTTTTAGTCAAGCCGATTCAACGCTACCTTTGTTGGTTTCATAACAGTACTCAATTGACCTGCGTTCCAAGTCAGGATACTGAGCGTGCTTTACGTCAGTTCGGGGTGAGTTGTCCATTAAAAGTGGTAGGGCGTGGGGTGGATACGCAACGTTTTTCACCCCGACATCGCTCTGAAAGTCTACGTTATCAATGGGGTGTTTCGGCCGATACCACGGTTATGTTGTATGTAGGACGTCTTTCTCCAGAAAAAGAAATTGACGTGCTGATTGAGGCTTATTGTGCCAGAGCAAAAGAAACACATGCACATCAAGTGAAATTGGTGATTGTGGGAGATGGCCCTGATCGCGCACGCCTGCAAACACTTGCTGCCAGCAGTGATGTCCTGTTCACGGGTAGTTTGACCGGACATGACCTTGCAACGGCTTATGCCAGTGCCGATGTTTTTGTTTTTGCCAGTCAGGTTGAAACCTTTGGTAATGTGGTACTGGAAGCGATGGCGAGTGGCTTGCCTGTCGTGGCTTATGATTATGCCTGTGCTCATCAGCATATTGAACATGGCGAAACTGGCTGGCTCAGTCCTTTAGGTCACAAGCAGCACTTAATCCAGTGTATTAATGTTTTGCCCAATAATCGGGTTCTTCGACAAATGGGCTTACGTGCGGTACAGCAAGCAGAAAGAATGGGTTGGCAACATCCGGTACAACAACTGGAACAGGCCTTGTATGACGTTGTTCAGGAGAACGTCATGATCACATAGCTCCAAGCGTGATGCTTGAGGAGAGAAAGCATGAATTTTAAAAATGCAAAAATTAGAATACTTGATCTCGATTATAAAGGCTGTTTGTACTTCAACCACTTGTCACATTCTCAGCAGGTGGCTGCTTTTTTTAAAATCATTAGCCGGCTAGGCGATGGCATTTTCTGGTATGTGATGTTGGCCATCGTCTGGATCTTGGAGGGACTACGTTACGGTCTGCAAATTTTATACTTGTTGGCAGGCGGTGCGGTTGGAACCAGTATCTATAAATATCTCAAGCATAAAACCACGCGCCCCAGACCTTATCAGGTGCATCAAGTGATCATTCTGGGAGAGCGCCCTCTAGATCATTTTAGCTTTCCTTCCGGACATACCTTGCATGCGGTGATGGTCAGTATCACTCTGGGTTATATTCAGCCATTCCTGATCACACTGCTGATGCCTTTTACCATTCTGGTGGCGTTATCACGTATGATTTTAGGACTACATTATCCGAGTGATGTCCTGGTCGGTGCTGCAATTGGAGCAATGGTCGCGACGGGGATTATTTTGACTGCACCCTTCTTGAATATCATCCTCTAAGTGCAAAAAATTCTGTGTAGTGAATCTAGCGAAAGTCGAGTAATTTGCTAAAGTACAGACTTTCCTTCCGATTATTTAGGTTGAGCTATGGGTTTACGTTGGACTGATACCATCGATATTGCGATTGAGCTTTCTGAAGCACATCCTGATGTGGATCCACAATGGATTCGTTTTACCGATTTGCATGCCTGGATTTGTGCACTACCAGATTTTAGTGATGATCCGAATAAATCGACAGAAGGTTTGCTCGAGGCCATTCAAATGGCATGGATTGATGAAGTTCGCTAAAAATACGCAGAAAAATCTAAACTTTTACATATTGAACGCTGCTAGTTGAGCATTATGTGGTTATAATGCGGCAAATTTTTTGACGTTTAAATCTTAAGGAGCCGATCATGGCAATTGAACGTACTTTATCTATCGTTAAGCCAGATGCAGTGGGTAAAAACCACGTTGGTGATATCTTTGCTCGTTTCGAAAAAGCTGGTCTTAAAATCGTTGCGACTAAAATGAAACACCTTTCTCAAGCTGAAGCTGAAGGCTTCTATGCTGAGCACAAAGAACGCGGTTTCTTTGCTGACCTCGTTGCTTTCATGACTTCTGGTCCAGTGGTTGTTTCTGTTCTTGAAGGCGAAAACGCTGTTCTTGCTCACCGTGAAATCTTGGGCGCGACTAACCCAAAAGAAGCGGCTCCTGGTACAATCCGTGCAGACTTCGCTGTAAGCATCGATGAAAACGCTGCTCACGGTTCTGACTCAGTTGCTTCTGCAGAGCGCGAAATTTCTTACTTCTTCGCTCAAACTGAGATCTGCCCACGTACTCGTTAATCGGCAGCATTCAAACCAGATAAGTGTTATTATACTTATCTGGTTTTTTTATTCTCTTTAGAATGGTTTGCTTGAATATTGAGCGAATTGTTTTCATTTCTAAGACATGGTTTAGGTAATACACATGAGTTCCGAAGTGGTCGTTTCATCGGCACATACAGATGAACAGCAACATTCCTCGTCTGCTCACGTACAGCAACCGTCTGTAAAAAAAGTGAATTTACTGGGCATGTCGCGTCCTGAGCTGGAAAAGTTCTTTGAAGAACTGGGTGAAAAGAAGTTTCGCGCCGGTCAGGTCATGAAATGGATTCATCAATATTTTGTGACCGATTTTGCTGAAATGAGCAATATTTCGGGCAAGCTACGTGCCAAACTGGAGCAGATTGCGGAAATCAAACCACTTGAAGTGGTGCATCGTCACTATTCGAAAGATGGTACCCGTAAATGGGTATTTCGTGTCGGTGAGGGTGAAGGATCTCTGGTGGAAACCGTGCTGATCCCTGCCGAAGATAAAACCGGTTCACGTAAAACTTTATGTATTTCCTCTCAGGTGGGCTGTGCACTCGACTGTTCTTTCTGTTCAACAGGCAAACAGGGCTTCCAACGTGATTTGACACCGGCGGAAATTATTGGCCAGCTGTGGATGGCGAACTATTCCTATGTGGAAGATGTCCCTGTTGCTGAGCGTACCCGTGCGGTGACGAATGTGGTGATGATGGGTATGGGTGAGCCTTTGCTGAATTATCAGGCTGTACTGAGTTCAATGTCGATCATGCTGGATGACTTCGCTTATGGCATGTCAAAACGCCGTGTGACATTGTCAACTTCCGGTGTGGTGCCGATGATTGATCAATTGGCACAGGATATTGATGTGGCCCTGGCGATTTCCCTGCATGCGCCGAATGATGAATTGCGCAATGAATT
This portion of the Acinetobacter sp. GSS19 genome encodes:
- the iscX gene encoding Fe-S cluster assembly protein IscX, which gives rise to MGLRWTDTIDIAIELSEAHPDVDPQWIRFTDLHAWICALPDFSDDPNKSTEGLLEAIQMAWIDEVR
- the ndk gene encoding nucleoside-diphosphate kinase, yielding MAIERTLSIVKPDAVGKNHVGDIFARFEKAGLKIVATKMKHLSQAEAEGFYAEHKERGFFADLVAFMTSGPVVVSVLEGENAVLAHREILGATNPKEAAPGTIRADFAVSIDENAAHGSDSVASAEREISYFFAQTEICPRTR
- the rlmN gene encoding 23S rRNA (adenine(2503)-C(2))-methyltransferase RlmN; translated protein: MSSEVVVSSAHTDEQQHSSSAHVQQPSVKKVNLLGMSRPELEKFFEELGEKKFRAGQVMKWIHQYFVTDFAEMSNISGKLRAKLEQIAEIKPLEVVHRHYSKDGTRKWVFRVGEGEGSLVETVLIPAEDKTGSRKTLCISSQVGCALDCSFCSTGKQGFQRDLTPAEIIGQLWMANYSYVEDVPVAERTRAVTNVVMMGMGEPLLNYQAVLSSMSIMLDDFAYGMSKRRVTLSTSGVVPMIDQLAQDIDVALAISLHAPNDELRNELVPINKKYPLKELIAAAQRYIAKDGNESARKHVTIEYVMLEGVNDQPEHAQQLIKLLKNLPSKINLIPFNPFPHAPYGRSSRNRIISFQKTLSDAGFVCTIRQTRGDDIDAACGQLVGQVADRTRRAEQWKKKVAQRNEIMRSQG